A stretch of the Drosophila sulfurigaster albostrigata strain 15112-1811.04 chromosome 2L, ASM2355843v2, whole genome shotgun sequence genome encodes the following:
- the LOC133835019 gene encoding stAR-related lipid transfer protein 7, mitochondrial, with product MLLNRLVLAIKNQSRETLRAWSYQCESIIAQRSRRVQQLFSFYQSVYGTQGLKQLWRAYYRNELQPPIRGMMLSAVGLMGLNMKRLSNSDGFDWSKERLSLANFDLCQRDIDFINTLSVNQLCERCQSKKMKYCYCQLGNQRCRKGGIVVPPPSSDQKPMKEEQAASISNCHKALELDTRSAPAGQVRIQAQEDRNWEPYFSKNEFSIWRREERSSLYSYKVYARFDDITADDFLHVQTDLDYRRQWDDTALRLELISEDPVPGSNSHLIYWEMQWPRLFANRDYVYCRRYHKDDSKKMIFICSRAAKHNTYPSISGKVRVTDYWSLMVIKPFRGFHEPGLHFVLTYYDDPGIPIPQNIKSWVTQKQMPEFLTKMYVATKNYACSRAIKMKDMYNSFTLINDEYTANDQRGSWLGSLSRHRRKLNGNERER from the coding sequence ATGCTGCTAAATCGTTTGGTGCTCGCCATCAAAAATCAATCGCGGGAAACATTACGCGCCTGGAGTTATCAATGTGAATCAATAATAGCGCAACGTTCCCGCCGCGTCCAACAGCTGTTTAGCTTCTATCAGTCCGTTTACGGTACACAAGGATTGAAGCAACTTTGGCGCGCCTATTATCGAAACGAGCTCCAACCACCCATTCGGGGAATGATGCTGAGTGCAGTGGGCCTAATGGGATTGAACATGAAGCGATTGAGCAACAGCGATGGCTTCGACTGGAGCAAGGAACGTCTGTCGTTAGCCAACTTTGATTTGTGCCAGCGTGACATTGATTTCATCAACACGCTCTCGGTCAATCAGCTGTGCGAACGTTGCCAGTCCAAGAAGATGAAATACTGCTATTGCCAGCTGGGCAATCAGCGGTGTCGCAAAGGCGGCATTGTTGTGCCACCACCCAGCAGCGATCAAAAGCCAATGAAGGAGGAGCAGGCGGCGAGCATCAGCAATTGCCACAAGGCCTTGGAGTTAGATACGCGCAGTGCACCGGCTGGTCAGGTGCGTATCCAGGCGCAGGAGGATCGCAACTGGGAGCCGTATTTCAGCAAAAACGAGTTCAGCATTTGGCGACGCGAGGAACGCTCCTCGTTGTACTCTTACAAGGTATATGCACGATTCGATGACATCACCGCCGATGACTTTTTGCATGTGCAAACGGATCTGGACTATCGTCGACAATGGGATGATACAGCCTTGAGGTTGGAGCTGATCAGCGAAGATCCTGTGCCGGGCAGCAATTCGCATCTGATCTACTGGGAGATGCAGTGGCCGCGTCTCTTTGCCAATCGAGATTACGTATATTGTCGACGCTATCACAAGGATGATAGTAAGAAGATGATATTCATTTGCAGTCGTGCCGCCAAGCATAACACTTATCCAAGCATATCGGGTAAGGTGCGGGTCACGGACTATTGGAGCCTGATGGTCATCAAACCATTCCGTGGCTTTCATGAGCCGGGTCTGCACTTTGTGCTCACGTATTACGATGATCCAGGCATTCCCATACCGCAGAACATCAAATCGTGGGTgacgcaaaagcaaatgccCGAGTTCCTCACCAAAATGTATGTGGCCACCAAGAACTATGCTTGCTCCCGCGCCATTAAGATGAAGGACATGTACAATAGCTTTACTCTGATCAACGACGAATACACGGCAAACGATCAACGCGGCAGCTGGCTGGGAAGTCTTAGTCGTCACAGGCGCAAGCTCAACGGAAATGAGAGGGAACGCTGA
- the LOC133836884 gene encoding glutaredoxin 3, with the protein MSVLTIENAEEYEKYISSDKTTVALFGAAWAEQCAQVNDVLKELANILGDKLQFVTLDAEKFPDISIRHQIEAVPTVIFFSKGSAVDRVDGVDIAAISSKSKKLAENASSAAATGQTLEDRLKSLINKAPLMIFMKGDRNAPRCGFSKQLIAIVNDTKLPYETFDILSDEEVRQGLKTYSDWPTYPQVYVKGELIGGLDIIKELLANNELESSLKG; encoded by the exons ATGTCGGTGTTAACCATAGAAAATGCTGAAGAATATGAAAAGTACATCAGTTCTGACAAAACAACCGTTGCCCTCTTTGGCGCGGCTTGGGCAGAGCAATGTGCTCAGGTTAACGATGTGCTCAAGGAGTTGGCAAACATTCTAGGTGATAAGTTGCAATTCGTTACACTAGATGCTGAAAAATTTCCGGACATTTCAATAAGGCATCAG ATTGAAGCCGTACCCACGGTTATATTCTTTAGCAAAGGCTCTGCTGTGGATCGTGTGGATGGTGTTGATATTGCCGCTATTAGCAGCAAGTCCAAGAAGTTGGCTGAAAACGCAAGCAGCGCTGCTGCCACTGGACAAACTCTAGAGGATCGCTTGAAGAGCCTTATTAACAAAGCGCCCCTCATGATATTCATGAAGGGTGACCGAAATGCACCTCGCTGTGGTTTCTCCAAGCAGCTTATTGCGATTGTTAATGACACAAA ATTACCTTACGAAACTTTCGACATTCTCAGCGATGAAGAAGTGCGTCAGGGTCTGAAAACCTATTCAGACTGGCCCACATATCCTCAGGTTTATGTAAAGGGCGAGTTGATTGGTGGACTCGACATTATTAAAGAACTACTAGCCAACAACGAACTGGAATCGTCGCTTAAGGGTTAA
- the LOC133839555 gene encoding DET1- and DDB1-associated protein 1: MSVSDFIKGLPIHDSKNFAHLSSDHGIRTSQKRASIYLPTEDVAEQAQLIVMDKRCVLLRYLTQQWDKKTLQRKREHGNDGNGNGSNANNSTSNGSSSKKRPRLDNNELN; encoded by the coding sequence atGTCCGTCAGTGACTTTATAAAAGGTCTTCCCATACACGATTCGAAAAACTTTGCGCACCTCAGCAGCGATCATGGGATTCGAACGTCGCAGAAGCGCGCTTCGATCTACTTGCCCACAGAGGATGTGGCCGAGCAGGCGCAGCTGATTGTGATGGACAAGCGGTGTGTTTTATTGCGATATCTCACCCAACAGTGGGACAAGAAGACGCTGCAAAGAAAACGAGAACATGGGAACGATGGCAATGGGAATGGaagcaatgccaacaacagcacTTCGAATGGCAGCAGTAGCAAAAAGCGCCCACGTTTGGACAACAATGAGCTCAACTGA
- the LOC133839531 gene encoding transcription factor TFIIIB component B'' homolog isoform X2, producing MSARRQRIKAAANLSQIKRKARKEDADIAADAPAEPLPVPMVDPLAIPVAEPLSVPKQEHADEDVNEIAFKMPAVSSLGLMDDVFHSDIEDNVIQMDLQKTANGFPMSPSKAQARQRVRPTPVFGQRRNSFVGSPLAADYDGDYQSPGTPTRRERYLSGSSMNAGGGGTPQQQMQASPKYLGSVMSPGMGRIRTESSCSVFSDSGGVGKQRKGDGEKSSQSLAQQRVNAKRDFETRFNNGVPDKSTFKMFDMIFYNPDSNPMEQKPLVTTIKAESANGSIHSDEMKPPKAELMETKADVGAGAAPHSAMPVPQLKLDANGEMIIDEKTLEIETTAEVEARKVLANSSLILMDETTGDNGFYKRHKRTPAWSSDDTVRFYRSLQIIGTDFSLMCQMFPKRTRRELKLKYKREERMNGQLINKALLYPKAFNIQELKEQLEKEDQERLEAERQWQEIVATQPTNVKKRSKTQQSKGARTLSDGDLVYENEQVLNKKLGKHALAKRRAAMENGNTMPAAKRKRRPLKQKQEALQLDEELEQEFPSSYTDIKREGAIKTEQLIKDRGEQLQQELNSLLDDEETDDKNEKALHKNVIDMEYVNEANLPSDATDIDTLSQADTIFTIDFIGEPSPLSTSNSTSVSEHDIEQILTELAEGSMVLVSSIDPNYEDRIVNEIYMYDKQTGDLCEQPLDIPEHIVQSILNVMS from the exons ATGTCCGCTCGACGGCAACGCATCAAGGCAGCAGCCAATTTGAGTCAAATCAAACGGAAAGCACGAAAAGAAGATGCTGATATAGCAGCAGATGCGCCTGCAGAACCACTCCCCGTTCCTATGGTCGATCCCTTAGCCATTCCCGTTGCCGAACCTCTTTCTGTTCCGAAACAGGAGCATGCAGACGAGGATGTTAATGagattgcatttaaaatgcccGCTGTCAGCAGCCTAGGGCTAATGGATGATGTGTTTCACTCAGACATCGAGGACAACGTGATCCAGATGGATCTACAAAAGACGGCAAACGGTTTCCCGATGTCGCCAAGCAAAGCGCAAGCTCGACAACGTGTGCGTCCCACTCCCGTGTTTGGTCAACGACGCAATAGCTTTGTGGGCTCCCCGCTGGCTGCCGATTACGATGGTGACTATCAATCACCCGGCACACCAACGCGGCGGGAACGCTACTTAAGCGGATCCTCAATGAACGCGGGCGGCGGAGGAACGCCACAACAGCAGATGCAAGCTTCTCCTAAGTATCTTGGCAGCGTGATGAGCCCAGGAATGGGTCGGATTCGCACCGAGTCCAGTTGCTCCGTATTCTCAGACTCTGGTGGCGTGGGGAAGCAGCGCAAAGGAGATGGAGAAAAGTCATCGCAGTCACTGGCCCAGCAGCGTGTGAATGCTAAGCGTGACTTTGAGACAAGATTCAATAATGGCGTGCCTGATAAGtcaacattcaaaatgtttgaCATGATCTTCTACAATCCCGACAGCAATCCCATGGAACAAAAGCCTCTAGTGACCACCATCAAGGCGGAGTCTGCCAATGGCAGTATTCACTCCGATGAGATGAAGCCACCAAAGGCTGAACTGATGGAAACCAAAGCTGatgttggagctggagctgctcCTCATTCAGCTATGCCAGTCCCGCAGCTGAAGCTAGATGCCAATGGTGAGATGATAATCGATGAGAAAACTTTGGAGATTGAGACTACGGCCGAGGTTGAAGCGCGCAAAGTGTTAGCGAACTCATCGTTGATACTAATGGATGAAACTACTGGTGACAACGGTTTCTACAAGAGACACAAGCGAACTCCAGCCTGGTCGTCGGATGACACAGTGCGCTTCTATCGTAGCCTTCAAATTATTGGTACGGATTTCTCGCTGATGTGTCAAATGTTTCCCAAGCGGACGCGACGCGAACTCAAGCTGAAGTATAAAAGGGAGGAGCGCATGAATGGACAGTTGATTAACAAGGCTCTACTCTATCCCAAGGCTTTCAATATTCAAGAACTCAAAGAACAGCTGGAGAAGGAGGATCAAGAGCGTCTTGAAGCTGAGCGACAATGGCAGGAGATTGTCGCAACTCAGCCTACAAACGTCAAAA AGCGTTCCAAAACGCAACAGAGCAAGGGAGCTCGAACTCTAAGCGATGGCGATTTGGTGTATGAGAACGAACAAGTGCTGAACAAGAAGCTGGGCAAGCACGCCCTGGCCAAACGGCGAGCAGCAATGGAGAATGGAAACACAATGCCAGCCGCCAAACGAAAACGACGcccattaaaacaaaaacaggaGGCCCTGCAACTGGATGAGGAGCTGGAGCAGGAATTTCCGTCGTCGTATACTGATATTAAGCGAGAGGGAGCCATTAAGACCGAACAACTGATCAAAGACAGAGGAGAGCAATTACAGCAGGAACTCAATTCATTGCTGGACGATGAGGAGACTGATGACAAAAATGAGAAGGCGTTACACAAAAACGTTATCGACATGGAATATGTGAACGAGGCGAACTTGCCGTCAGATGCTACAGATATTGACACACTATCGCAAGCGGATACAATATTCACTATTGACTTCATTGGCGAGCCTTCTCCACTGAGCACATCTAACTCGACATCGGTTAGCGAGCATGACATTGAACAAATATTGACAGAGTTGGCCGAGGGCTCCATGGTGCTGGTATCCTCAATAGATCCCAATTATGAAGATCGTATTGTTAACGAGATCTATATGTACGATAAGCAAACCGGAGATCTTTGCGAGCAACCCTTGGATATACCTGAGCATATTGTTCAATCTATTTTGAATGTTATGAGTTAG
- the LOC133836873 gene encoding immunoglobulin-binding protein 1: protein MAEANSADASNGEDKKLSDIFLNGWNLYDELEVTELPFNGTEFQTKVKTAMGHFEQATVIVNQVSMFSSNELIDEVSTDSLPFMLLPYFLGKLATKVNNPNSSEMLELGEIYFNDHLQRCQEYELCEAPQKKEVDNKTDAAQQKSEQRQLMEAAYNRNDKIAQYRKMKEIDEYIGRMRAAVKNKTADDELRREFFLKYLQKSILDTKQELESLRVMKEMVKMRLAHMNAAQKEPIEAQQQPKAGSSAHGHGHSHGPHNHHQQPAEAKPKPLQPFIITRNATQKAVFGLGYPSLPIMTVDEFYHQRVEEGIFPDDEKMAKINQEKAIAAALNPNVQEEEEKAIEDQQVEDDDPEYLARMRRMDEYKDVVRRGDGNRHNRS, encoded by the exons atggcTGAAGCCAATTCTGCGGATGCATCAAACGGCGAGGACAAGAAACTATCTGATATCTTTTTAAACGGCTGGAACCTCTATGATGAGCTCGAAGTCACTGAGCTGCCCTTTAATGGCACCGAATTCCAG ACTAAAGTGAAAACTGCAATGGGGCATTTTGAACAGGCCACTGTCATTGTCAACCAAGTGAGCATGTTCAGCTCCAACGAGTTAATCGACGAAGTCTCCACAGATTCACTTCCTTTCATGCTGCTGCCGTATTTTTTGGGCAAGCTCGCCACCAAGGTGAACAATCCGAACAGTTCTGAGATGTTAGAGTTAGGGGAGATCTATTTCAACGATCACCTGCAGCGCTGCCAGGAATACGAGCTATGTGAAGCGCCACAGAAGAAAGAAGTTGACAACAAAACGGATGCAGCTCAGCAGAAAAGCGAACAACGCCAATTGATGGAGGCTGCCTATAATCGTAACGATAAGATCGCTCAGTATCGCAAGATGAAGGAGATTGACGAATATATCGGTCGAATGCGCGCCGCCGTTAAGAACAAAACCGCCGACGATGAGTTGCGTCGTGAATtctttttaaagtatttgcaaaAGAGTATCCTGGACACTAAGCAGGAGCTAGAGAGTCTGCGTGTCATGAAGGAGATGGTTAAGATGCGTCTGGCCCACATGAATGCCGCTCAAAAAGAGCCCATTGAAGCGCAGCAACAGCCTAAAGCTGGTTCTTCCGCTCATGGACATGGCCATAGTCATGGACCTcacaatcatcatcagcaaccaGCAGAGGCGAAACCGAAGCCCTTGCAGCCATTTATCATTACGCGCAATGCCACACAAAAGGCAGTTTTTGGCCTTGGATATCCCAGCTTACCTATTATGACGGTCGATGAGTTCTACCACCAACGTGTCGAGGAAGGCATCTTTCCGGACGACGAGAAAATGGCCAAGATCAATCAGGAAaaagcaattgctgctgcactcAACCCCAACGTAcaggaggaagaggagaagGCCATTGAAGATCAACAGGTAGAGGACGATGATCCCGAGTATTTGGCACGTATGAGGCGCATGGATGAGTACAAGGATGTGGTGCGTCGCGGTGATGGCAACAGACACAATCGTAGTTAA
- the LOC133836866 gene encoding ribosomal RNA processing protein 1 homolog, translated as MVTRKRPIKRSAQVAAIDNDNENEIQDDGASQPKVPKELLVIAQEVKIVRALACNDLTKRNRQIRKLRKWFQLRAVSSFPFTEDDFMRIWKGLYYNVWMSDKPLVQEELAEQLAQMVDSFGGNTACSLAYFSAFMRTMCQEWFGIDQWRMDKFLMLVRRMVRYMLRLLKKSKWSPELIQTFNATMQQSVLAEQPKSRGLTMHYMDVFFEELAKAANEEITAAQVNLFLLPFVHYVGTQRDPKLVAQCRTRVFYHLLYQSELGREYSEKYKAWKEMGFPSASIDDVEKLDSGFDEEEEEEDEKQPQPETISLDPRAGNVDVLMPELPLNADCVLEELQTLLRTQEYNSKRRKGLRKLLHIFETYAAGEFPLGVRNMPKPEGTTLAELVEQKITDADEFEESNFGTGRNLKKLSKSKRKRLLSSINFEEVDEDNFNEVLDNAMTPKLRKQVKRNEKVRSSINNAWVVEKVDENGDKPTEKATANKPESKKAKKTAQKDELPKQKTKLQVKQQSKAQPTVVPTNEELTTDKEVTKVAPAEAKSNGWEEPLKPGEQDYFVPSRKVQLKQANNKLLLNPLAAQVTPKNPVQRIKLETARTDSGSKKVRIVTKCNSAYPKSDYYRQLKLSPQLPYDANRQPGKSALKPHVLPGPINPNYKKPKRLFNDTL; from the coding sequence ATGGTGACAAGGAAAAGACCTATTAAACGCAGCGCTCAGGTGGCTGCCattgacaatgacaacgaGAATGAAATCCAAGACGATGGAGCATCGCAGCCCAAAGTGCCAAAGGAGTTGCTGGTAATTGCTCAGGAGGTGAAAATAGTGCGTGCGTTGGCATGTAATGACTTAACAAAGCGGAATCGCCAAATTCGCAAGCTGCGGAAATGGTTCCAGCTGCGTGCAGTCAGCTCTTTTCCCTTCACAGAGGATGATTTCATGCGGATCTGGAAGGGCTTGTATTACAATGTCTGGATGTCGGACAAACCCTTGGTGCAAGAGGAGCTGGCTGAGCAGCTAGCCCAAATGGTGGACAGTTTTGGTGGCAACACCGCCTGCAGTTTAGCCTACTTCAGCGCCTTTATGCGCACCATGTGCCAGGAATGGTTTGGCATCGATCAGTGGCGTATGGACAAGTTTCTGATGCTTGTGCGTCGTATGGTACGTTACATGCTGCGCTTGCTGAAGAAGAGCAAATGGTCGCCGGAGCTGATACAGACATTCAATGCCACGATGCAGCAGTCAGTGTTGGCTGAGCAGCCAAAGTCACGTGGCCTAACCATGCATTATATGGACGTGTTCTTTGAAGAGTTGGCTAAAGCGGCAAATGAGGAAATTACGGCAGCGCAGGTCAATCTATTCCTGCTGCCTTTCGTGCACTATGTGGGGACGCAAAGGGATCCCAAGTTGGTTGCACAGTGCCGTACACGCGTCTTCTACCATTTGTTGTATCAAAGTGAATTGGGTCGTGAGTACAGCGAAAAGTATAAGGCATGGAAGGAAATGGGTTTTCCTAGTGCCTCAATTGATGACGTCGAGAAACTGGACTCTGGCTTCGatgaagaagaggaggaggaggatgaaaAGCAACCACAGCCTGAGACCATATCGCTTGATCCACGGGCGGGAAATGTGGATGTGCTGATGCCGGAATTACCACTCAATGCTGACTGTGTGCTGGAGGAGTTGCAGACCCTGCTACGGACCCAGGAGTACAACAGCAAACGTCGCAAGGGACTGCGAAAGTTGCTCCACATCTTCGAGACGTATGCAGCCGGTGAGTTTCCACTGGGTGTGCGCAACATGCCCAAGCCAGAGGGCACAACACTCGCTGAGTTGGTCGAGCAGAAGATCACAGATGCAGATGAGTTTGAGGAGTCTAACTTTGGAACTGGACGAAATCTAAAGAAGTTGAGCAAGTCCAAGCGTAAACGTCTTCTGAGTTCCATAAATTTTGAAGAGGTTGACGAGGACAATTTCAATGAGGTGCTAGACAATGCCATGACGCCAAAGCTACGAAAGCAAGTGAAACGTAATGAAAAGGTGCGATCGAGCATAAACAATGCCTGGGTGGTGGAGAAGGTGGACGAGAATGGCGACAAGCCAACTGAAAAGGCGACGGCCAACAAGCCAGAATCAAAGAAGGCAAAAAAGACAGCCCAGAAGGATGAGCTGCCCAAACAGAAAACCAAACTACAGGTCAAGCAGCAATCTAAGGCGCAGCCAACAGTTGTTCCCACAAATGAAGAGTTAACAACAGATAAGGAAGTCACAAAAGTTGCACCTGCGGAAGCTAAGAGCAATGGTTGGGAGGAGCCACTTAAGCCAGGTGAACAGGATTATTTTGTTCCGTCACGTAAGGTGCAATTAAAACAGGCTAACAATAAACTATTGCTAAATCCACTTGCTGCTCAAGTCACTCCCAAGAATCCAGTACAGCGCATTAAATTGGAAACTGCGCGAACGGATAGTGGAAGCAAAAAGGTACGAATTGTGACGAAGTGCAACAGCGCCTATCCTAAAAGTGACTATTACCGACAGTTGAAGCTGTCACCACAATTGCCATATGATGCGAATCGTCAGCCCGGCAAGAGTGCGCTGAAACCACACGTCCTTCCAGGACCCATAAACCCCAATTACAAGAAACCCAAACGATTATTCAACGATACGCTGTGA
- the LOC133839547 gene encoding NADH dehydrogenase [ubiquinone] 1 beta subcomplex subunit 9, whose amino-acid sequence MAQVPLAIVSHKRQVCSLYKRALRNLEAWYDRREVYRYRAVLMRARFDENRRKDLAEGMRLLACGQQELFETKHFQPRNFANSAGGCAFEREVIPPDWVLDYWHPLEKAQYPEYFAKREQRKKEYVTWWEKQYGKPDPKDLGHH is encoded by the exons ATGGCTCAAGTTCCCTTGGCAATTGTGTCGCACAAACGCCAAGTGTGCAGCCTCTACAAACGTGCCCTACGTAACTTGGAGGCGTGGTATGATCGCCG CGAGGTTTACCGCTATCGTGCCGTGCTTATGCGTGCACGCTTTGATGAGAACCGTCGCAAGGATCTGGCTGAGGGCATGCGTCTGTTAGCTTGCGGACAACAGGAACTGTTTGAGACAAAGCATTTCCAGCCCAGAAACT TTGCAAATAGCGCCGGCGGCTGCGCTTTTGAACGCGAAGTCATCCCACCAGATTGGGTGCTCGACTACTGGCATCCGCTGGAGAAGGCACAATATCCAGAGTACTTCGCCAAGCGCGAGCAGCGAAAGAAGGAATATGTGACTTGGTGGGAGAAGCAGTACGGCAAGCCGGATCCCAAGGATCTGGGTCATCATTGA
- the LOC133839531 gene encoding transcription factor TFIIIB component B'' homolog isoform X1 — MSARRQRIKAAANLSQIKRKARKEDADIAADAPAEPLPVPMVDPLAIPVAEPLSVPKQEHADEDVNEIAFKMPAVSSLGLMDDVFHSDIEDNVIQMDLQKTANGFPMSPSKAQARQRVRPTPVFGQRRNSFVGSPLAADYDGDYQSPGTPTRRERYLSGSSMNAGGGGTPQQQMQASPKYLGSVMSPGMGRIRTESSCSVFSDSGGVGKQRKGDGEKSSQSLAQQRVNAKRDFETRFNNGVPDKSTFKMFDMIFYNPDSNPMEQKPLVTTIKAESANGSIHSDEMKPPKAELMETKADVGAGAAPHSAMPVPQLKLDANGEMIIDEKTLEIETTAEVEARKVLANSSLILMDETTGDNGFYKRHKRTPAWSSDDTVRFYRSLQIIGTDFSLMCQMFPKRTRRELKLKYKREERMNGQLINKALLYPKAFNIQELKEQLEKEDQERLEAERQWQEIVATQPTNVKKGLH, encoded by the exons ATGTCCGCTCGACGGCAACGCATCAAGGCAGCAGCCAATTTGAGTCAAATCAAACGGAAAGCACGAAAAGAAGATGCTGATATAGCAGCAGATGCGCCTGCAGAACCACTCCCCGTTCCTATGGTCGATCCCTTAGCCATTCCCGTTGCCGAACCTCTTTCTGTTCCGAAACAGGAGCATGCAGACGAGGATGTTAATGagattgcatttaaaatgcccGCTGTCAGCAGCCTAGGGCTAATGGATGATGTGTTTCACTCAGACATCGAGGACAACGTGATCCAGATGGATCTACAAAAGACGGCAAACGGTTTCCCGATGTCGCCAAGCAAAGCGCAAGCTCGACAACGTGTGCGTCCCACTCCCGTGTTTGGTCAACGACGCAATAGCTTTGTGGGCTCCCCGCTGGCTGCCGATTACGATGGTGACTATCAATCACCCGGCACACCAACGCGGCGGGAACGCTACTTAAGCGGATCCTCAATGAACGCGGGCGGCGGAGGAACGCCACAACAGCAGATGCAAGCTTCTCCTAAGTATCTTGGCAGCGTGATGAGCCCAGGAATGGGTCGGATTCGCACCGAGTCCAGTTGCTCCGTATTCTCAGACTCTGGTGGCGTGGGGAAGCAGCGCAAAGGAGATGGAGAAAAGTCATCGCAGTCACTGGCCCAGCAGCGTGTGAATGCTAAGCGTGACTTTGAGACAAGATTCAATAATGGCGTGCCTGATAAGtcaacattcaaaatgtttgaCATGATCTTCTACAATCCCGACAGCAATCCCATGGAACAAAAGCCTCTAGTGACCACCATCAAGGCGGAGTCTGCCAATGGCAGTATTCACTCCGATGAGATGAAGCCACCAAAGGCTGAACTGATGGAAACCAAAGCTGatgttggagctggagctgctcCTCATTCAGCTATGCCAGTCCCGCAGCTGAAGCTAGATGCCAATGGTGAGATGATAATCGATGAGAAAACTTTGGAGATTGAGACTACGGCCGAGGTTGAAGCGCGCAAAGTGTTAGCGAACTCATCGTTGATACTAATGGATGAAACTACTGGTGACAACGGTTTCTACAAGAGACACAAGCGAACTCCAGCCTGGTCGTCGGATGACACAGTGCGCTTCTATCGTAGCCTTCAAATTATTGGTACGGATTTCTCGCTGATGTGTCAAATGTTTCCCAAGCGGACGCGACGCGAACTCAAGCTGAAGTATAAAAGGGAGGAGCGCATGAATGGACAGTTGATTAACAAGGCTCTACTCTATCCCAAGGCTTTCAATATTCAAGAACTCAAAGAACAGCTGGAGAAGGAGGATCAAGAGCGTCTTGAAGCTGAGCGACAATGGCAGGAGATTGTCGCAACTCAGCCTACAAACGTCAAAAAAGGTTTGCATTA G